TTAGTAGATGAGTATTTAAAAGAAATAAGTGATGAGTTTGTAACCTTAAATGTGAAAGAAAATTCTTTAATAATTGAAACAGAAGATTCGTCTTCTGAGTTTGCTATTATGGATGCTGAAGATTTTCCAAAAATTAATAAGGATTTTTCAGCTGAGCCAGAAATGAAATTTTCAATTACAAAGGAAGAACTAACTGAAGTTTTTGAAAAAATAAAATTCTCAGCTTCGGTTTCTAGTGACAATTTATCAATAAATTGTATTAGATTAGAAATTGAAGAAAATAAAATGAGATTTATTTCGACGGATACTTATAGATTAACTTTCTTAGAAAAAGAAATTGAAGCTCAAGGGAATTTAACTGTGAGCATACCTTTAAATACAGTGGAAGCACTAAGTAAACTTTTAAAGGGAAATAATGAAAATGAAATTGAATTTTTCTTTGAGAATAAACAATTGTATTTTTACTTAGATGATGTATTAGTTATCAGTAGAGTAATAGATCTACCATTTCCTAATTATAGAGGAATACTAGGAGGGGTAACTTATACAAAAAGAATTTTTGTTAATAGTGAAGAAATGACAAAAATGCTAAAGAGAATACAGATATTTGTAAGAAATAATACAGAATCTAAATTTGGAGCAATTTTTGAGCTTAAGGAAAATATTTTAGAAATTAGAGGAGTAAATGATATAGCTAAAGTTAAAGAAACTTTAGAAATTGATTATCAAGGGGAACCTATGAAAATTTCTCTAAATGTTAAATTTTTATTAGATTTTATTCAAAATATTCCAAAGGATCAAAATGTATCCTTAGAACTTACAAATTCTAACAGTGCAGTTAGAGTAAAGGATTTAGAGGAAGAAAATTATATTTATATAGTAATGCCTCTAGCTCTTAGAGATTGCTAATAAAAAGCTGGTTTAACGTGGTTTTAAGCCAGCTTTTTTTGTTTATGCCAGTTTGAAAATAAAATTTTTTTATGTTATAATCTGTATAATAATTTTTCGTATGAGGTAAAAATAATGATCAAAAATTTCATGATTAAGATGATTTATAATATTTATTACACAAGTTTTATTTTGTCAGAAAGATTTATAAATGATCATAAAAAAAAGAGCAAAATAGCAGAAAATTTTTTACTATTTAATAACAAAAGAGTTTTAAGAAAAATAAAAAATAAAAAATTAGAAAAAATTTCAATATTATTACCTCATTGCATTCAAAAATATGATTGTCCATATAAGGTAACATCAAATATAGAGAATTGTAAACAATGTGGCGGTTGTAAACTAGGAGATATTTTAAAATTAAAAAAGGAATTTAATGTAGATGTGAAAGTTGCAACTGGGGGAACTTTGGCTAGAATGTATATTAAAGATTATAGACCAGATCTTTTAATTGCCGTGGCATGTAAAAGAGATTTGGTTTCAGGAATTTACGATGCTTTTCCATTTAAAGTTTATGGAATTTTTAATGAAATTAAAAATTCACCATGTATTAATACCGATGTTTCTTTAATTAAAATTAGAGAATTTTTAGAAGAGGTGAGGGGAAGAAAGTGAAAAAGATAGTAATTTTTATTGGAGCAGTTTTGTTAAGTTCGCAATTGATGGCTTCGCAAAAAGAAGATTTGAATTTTTTAGAACAATTATATAAACAGGGAAAATACAATATAGCAATTGATGAATCACAGAATTTTATAAACAAATATCCAGATTCTAAATATAATAAAAATATTATAATTAGATTGGGAAAAACATATTATTTTGAAGGAGATTATAAAAATAGTATAAAGTTTTTACAATTAGCCTTAACAAAAGATCCGTCAGATGATGAAAAAAATGATATTAATTTATATTTAATGAGAGATTATGCTGGATTAAATGATTATAAAACAGCTTATGAAAAATTAAATTTAATAGAAAAAGATAGTGATTATTATCAAAAAGCTTTACTTGATTTAGGAAATCACTATTTAGATACAGGAAAATATGTAGAAGCTCAAGATGAACTTATTAAATTGGTAAAATTAGATCCAAAAGGAAAATATTATAAGGATGGAGTTATTAGTTTAGCCCTTTCATCATATAATAATTCTCAGTATGTAAAAACCATTGTATATTTAGATACATATTATAAGGGAGACAGTAAAGATAGAAATTATCCATTGGCTAATTATTTATATGGGTCTTCATATTATAAAATAAATGAACCATTAAAAGCAAAAGGATACTTTAAAAAAGTTATAGATTTATATGGTAATAGTACATATGGGAAAAAAGCTAGATTAACTATGATTGAATTGGATTTAAAAGATAAAAATGTTCAATTGGCTCAAGAGGGATTGGAAAAGTTAAAGGGAACTAATGAAGAGGGAGAAGCTTTTAAATTATTCGGAGACTATTATGTAGTTGAAAAGGATTATAATAAGGCTTTAAGTTACTACGGAAAAATAATAAAAAGTAATAGAAGTGATATTAACTATGGATATGCTTTTGCTTTATATAAATTAGGAAGAGAAAAAGAATCTTTAACATATTTTAATAAGTTAAAGGGAACTAAGTTTTATAAACAAAGTGTTTACTATATTTTTGCAATTTATTATAAAGATAAAAATTATAAATGGGTTGTTAATAATAGAAACCTAATTAATAATTTTGATTATGATAAGGAAGATATAATAACTTTAAGAACTATAATAGGAAATAGTGCCTTAGAAACTAAAAATTATAAAATTGCTAGGGTAAATTATTTAAAAGTATATGGATTAAAGGGAAATAAAGAAAATTTATACAGAGTTATAATAGGAGAAGCTAAGGCAGGTTCTCTAGAGGACATGGAAAAAGCTTATAAGGACTATTATACAAAATATCTAGATGATACTACAAATAAAAAGAATATTTATTTAGTTGTAGGAGAAAGATATTATAATGAAAAAGAGCTACCTAAGGCAGAGGCTCTATATAAAAGTTATATAGAAAAGGATAGGGACACAACAGTTTTATCTAATCTGATCTCAGTTTTATTAGATGAAAAAAAATATGATGAAGTTATAACTCTTTTAAATAGTATGGATGTTTCAAATGAAAATATATATTTAAAAGGAATTGCTTCTATGGGAATGGGAAAATATGAAGAAGCTGAAAAATATTTCCAAGAGTTAAATGAAAAAACAGATTTATCAAATGGATTAAAAGAAAAAGTTGCCTTTAATGAGATAAAAAATTATTTTTTATGGGATAAGTATAATAAAGTAATTGAATTAGGAGAAAAATATATAGGTAGTGAAAACACTTATGAATTACCAGAAATAGTTGATAGAGTAGCTTTAAGTTATTTTAGATTGGATAAAATGGATTTAGCAAGAGAATATTTTGGGAAACTAAAATTAATTGAATCCTATGAAGATTACGCTCAGTTTCAAATGGGAGAAACTTATTATAATGATAAGGATTATTTAAAGGCGGCAGAAGAATATAAAAAAGTAGCTGAAAATGGAATTACTCCAGAATATAAGGAAAAAGGATTCTATTGGGAAGTAAATTCTATTTATAATACTGGAAAATATGGAGAATATACAGAAAAAGCCAAAGAATTTTTAAAGTTATATCCTAATAGTCAATTTAAAGATAATATTTTAATATTAAATGGAGAAGTATTAGCAAGAGAAGGGTCTATTGAAAGTCAAATTAAAAACTATGAGGATCTCTATAGTAATACCCAAAATCCTTTAATGAAAGAGGATGCTCTTATTAAGATTATACAATTGAATGATAAAAATAATTCTTACGATAAAGGGTTAGAATGGGTGGATAAACTTTCAAATAAAGAACAACAGGAATATTTCAAAAGTAAATTCTATATGGGTAAGGGTGAAACAGAAAAAGCCTTAGAATCTTATGGAAACTTATTATCTTCAAATGAATATAAGGATTATGCTCTTATAAGTCTTGGTAATTATTGGTATGGACAAAATAATTTACAAAAAGCTAAGGAATACTATGGTGAAATATCTAATTTAGATACAAGTGAATATAAAGATTTAGCAGCATATCAATTGGCAAATATATATGAAAAAGAGGGGGACTATGCTTTAGCTGCAAGAAACTATGTAAAAGTATATGTGATGTATCCTCAAAGTAAATATACCCTTGAATCTGAAATTAAAGCTGGAGAAAACTATGAAAAAATAAATAGATATAAAGAGGCTTTAGATCAATATAAGGAAGCATATAAAAAGAATAACAAATCCTATGAAAAGTTTTTATTGGAAAAAATGATATTTTTAAATTTAAAAATAGAAAATAAAGAAGAAGCTAAGGTTTATTATGAAAAATTAGTTAAATTAGATGAGAAATCATCTGAAAAATATAAGGAATTTATAATAGGGGGGACAAATTAATTATGAAAAAAGTTGTAACAGGAGTATTTTTATTATTAACAGTTGCAGGGACAGCCCTAGGAAGTTCAGAAGAGTTTGTAATTGATAAAGAAGTAACAGGAGTAAATAAAGAAGTTTTAGAAAATACAAATCATAATAATGCAAAATTAAAAGTAGATAATAAGGATATAATAATTAGATCATCTGAGATTTCAAATGAAAATTTAAAAAATCAAAAACAAGTTATAACAGTTCAAGAAAATAAAGATGATTTACAAGGAAGCTTAAAAGATACAGGAACTCCTATTTGGAAATATATATTAGGGGCAGTTGCTTTAGTTGTATTAGGGGTATCTTTATAAAATAAAAAGAGGAGAGGGAAGCATGTATTGGTTAACTAACGGTGGAATATTGATGTACTTTATCCTATTAATGTCAATTATAGGATTAGCAGTTATAATAGAGAGATTTATATATTTTAAAGCAAACCAACAAATTACAATGGTTAAATTAAGACCTATGTTAAGAGAAGCACTTGAAAAACAAGATATCAAAGGAGCTATAAGCACTTTAGGAAATACTAAGAGTTCTACAGCTAGAGTTTTAAGAGAAATTTTAGCTTTTTGGTATCAAACAAAAACAACAAATATTATTTCTTTAGAAGAAAAAGGAAGAGAAGCTGCTTTAGCACAAATTCCTCAACTTGAGAGAAATATGTGGATATTATCAATTGTAGCTCATACAACACCATTAATAGGATTATTAGGAACAGTAACAGGAATGATAAAAGCTTTCCAAGCGGTTTCAATATATGGAACAGGAGATCCTTCTGTTTTAGCAAATGGAATATCTCAAGCTTTATTTACAACTGCAGGTGGTCTTATAGTAGCTATACCAGCTTTAATTTTCTATAATTATTTCAATAGAAAAATAGATGAGCAAATTAATGAAATGGAAAAGGGAAGTGCAGAGTTAATAAACTACTTTAGAAAATAGGAGGGAAATCTATGAAATTAAATAGAATAAAAAGAAGAAATGGAAATTCTCTAGTTCTAGAACTAACACCTCTTATAGACGTAGTATTTTTACTCCTAATATTTTTCCTTGTTGCCACAAGTTTTCAAGATGTGAAAAGTGGAATAAAAATTGATTTACCACAATCTTCAATAAGAGAGATGAGTGATGTAAATAATATTCAGGTAGTTGTTACAAAATCAAAGGAATATTTTATTACATATAGAGAAAAGGGAAAAACTCATAGAATAAAAACATCAAAAAGAGATTTAGAAAAAGAGTTAAGAGAAAAATTAGAGAAATCTCAAAGTAAAGATGTAATCATAAGTGCAGATAAGAATTTAAATCATGGAACAGTGGTAGATGTAATGACAATATCTAAAGAAGCTGGAGCACAAACTTTAGATATAGATACATCCAGCGAAAAGTAGGTGCTATGATGAAAATGAAAAAGGTAGATTCAATAGCACTAGGAATATCTATTATTATTAATATAATAATATTATTATCTATACCTCAATTTAAAATTGAGAAAGTTTTAAATAGAAAGTTAAAGGTTGGATTAGTTGCTTTAGATAGTAATAAAAGAAGAGTTACAAAAAAAACTTTTAAAGATTCAGAAAAAACAATTACTAAAAATACACCAGCACCAAAACCAAAACCTGCTGTGGAAAAAACAGTAAAAAAAGAGGATGTAAAGAAAAAGCAAGAACTTTCTTTAGATCAACTTGAAAAAACAATTACAAAGGCAAATATTGATGTATTATCTAAGGATACACCAAGTAAAAAAATAGTTGCAAAATCTTTAAGTGGAGAAATTTCTAAGAAGAAAAAAATAGAAAAGTCTTTTTCACGGGAAAGTAATTTAGAAAAAAGTTTAACTCCTTTGGTTAATTTAAACGATGGGATAAGTGCAACTTCAGAAGAGGGATTTGAAATACCTGATACAAAAGAAGTTTTAAATCAGAGTGAAGATAAAATTCCTGTAGATTTTGGAAAAGTTTATGATGTAACAAGTTTAAATGAAGGATTACCAAGTGGATATAAATTAGGAGTTGAAGATGGAGATATTATTGCTAAATGGGATCCTGATAATAGAGAACCTATATATCCAGAATCAGCTCAGGTTAGAGGTATGCAAGGAACTGTAAAATTAAGACTTACAATAGATCCTAGGGGGAATGTAGAATCTTTAACACTAGAAAAGGGAAGTGGTGTTCCTGAGATAAACTTTGCAATAGAAAAAATTGCAAGAACTTGGAAGATATACCTAAGTAAAAATGGATTAAATATTAAAGGTGATGTTATATTAGAATATAACTTCAAATTAGTAGGAAAAAATTAGTAGCAAGAAACAAGGATGGTGACAAGATTGACCCTTTTAGGATTCAGATTAGATAGTAGTTTAAGAGAGGAATTAGAGAGTAACTTTGAAAATGAACTGAGATTTGGAGATAATATTGCTAGTTTTTTAGAGCTTTTAAAAGAGAGAAAATATGAAGCAATATTAATTGAAGAAGCAAATTTACAGCAGGATGCACTAATTAATCTTGTGAAAAAAGTTGTTGAATTCCAGAAAAAAGCAGTGGTAATTATTTTAGGTGAAAGTTCAAACTTAAAAGTTGTTGCAGGAACTGTAAAAGCTGGAGCTTATGATTATTTATTAAAACCTGTAGAAGATAAAGAGATTATCAAAATTGTTGAAAAATCAGTAAAAGATTTTAAATTAATGGCTGAAAGAGTAGATAAAAATAAGAATACAGGGGATAAATTAATAGGGCAAACTAAAGAGATAGTTGAAGTATATAAAATGATAGGAAAAGTTGCAAATAGTAGAGTGCCTGTTTTAGTGGTAGGAGAAAAGGGAACTGGAAAGAAAAGTGTTGCAACAGCAGTTCATCAATTTAGTGATTGGAGTAATAAACCATTTCTAAGTATTAACTGTATTTCCTTTCAAAATGAACTACTAGAAAGAAAGCTATTTGGATATGAAAAGGGCGCTTTTGAAGGAGCATCGTTCTTACAATTAGGAGATTTAGAAAAAGCTAATGGTGGAACTTTACATCTTGGAAATATAGAAGCTTTAAATTTAGATATGCAGTCTAAAATTTTATATTTACTACAAGAGGGTGAGTTTTATAGAATGGGTGGAACAGAGCCTGTATCTATAGATATTAGAATAGTTGCTACAACAAGTGAAAATTTAGAGGAATTAATTTCTAAGGGACAATTTATAGATGAGTTATATCATAAATTAAAAATATTAGAGATAACTATTCCTCCATTGAGAGAAAGAAAAGATGACATTCCTTTTATTATAGATCATTATTTAATAGGATGTAATGAAGAACTTCATAAAGCAATAAAAGGTGTAAGTAAGCCTGCTATGAAAAAAATAATGAGATATGACTGGCCAGGAAACGTAAATGAATTAAAAAATGCTATTAAATCAGCAGTTGCTCTTTGTCGTGGAGGATCAATTTTAATAGAAGATTTACCTAGTAATGTAGTGGGAAATAAAATTTCTAAAAGAAGAGGAGATATTCAAAACTGGATTTTAGGAGATTGGATAGAGGGAGAAATTGCTAACTTAAAAAGCAAAAATCAAAGAGATTATTATGGAAATATAATTTCAAAGGTTGAGAAAGAGTTAATACGTCAAGTATTAGAAATGACAAGTGGGAAAAAAGTTGAAACAGCAGAATTATTAGGAATTACAAGAAATACTTTAAGAACAAAAATGAATAACTACGGTTTAGAATAGATTAAATCTATTCTAAACCTTAGGAGGAAAATAAAATGCATATAACACTTTATAGAAAATATAGACCTATGACTTTTAATGAGGTTGCAGGAGAAACAGAAATAGTAAAAACTTTAAAAAATTCTTTAGATACAGGAAGATTGGCACATGCTTATTTATTCACAGGACCAAGAGGAGTGGGAAAAACTACTATAGCAAGATTAATAGCTAAGGGAGTGAACTGTTTAGAAAATGGAATAAGTTCTAAACCTTGTGGAGAGTGTG
This genomic stretch from Cetobacterium ceti harbors:
- a CDS encoding DUF116 domain-containing protein is translated as MKNFMIKMIYNIYYTSFILSERFINDHKKKSKIAENFLLFNNKRVLRKIKNKKLEKISILLPHCIQKYDCPYKVTSNIENCKQCGGCKLGDILKLKKEFNVDVKVATGGTLARMYIKDYRPDLLIAVACKRDLVSGIYDAFPFKVYGIFNEIKNSPCINTDVSLIKIREFLEEVRGRK
- a CDS encoding tetratricopeptide repeat protein, which produces MKKIVIFIGAVLLSSQLMASQKEDLNFLEQLYKQGKYNIAIDESQNFINKYPDSKYNKNIIIRLGKTYYFEGDYKNSIKFLQLALTKDPSDDEKNDINLYLMRDYAGLNDYKTAYEKLNLIEKDSDYYQKALLDLGNHYLDTGKYVEAQDELIKLVKLDPKGKYYKDGVISLALSSYNNSQYVKTIVYLDTYYKGDSKDRNYPLANYLYGSSYYKINEPLKAKGYFKKVIDLYGNSTYGKKARLTMIELDLKDKNVQLAQEGLEKLKGTNEEGEAFKLFGDYYVVEKDYNKALSYYGKIIKSNRSDINYGYAFALYKLGREKESLTYFNKLKGTKFYKQSVYYIFAIYYKDKNYKWVVNNRNLINNFDYDKEDIITLRTIIGNSALETKNYKIARVNYLKVYGLKGNKENLYRVIIGEAKAGSLEDMEKAYKDYYTKYLDDTTNKKNIYLVVGERYYNEKELPKAEALYKSYIEKDRDTTVLSNLISVLLDEKKYDEVITLLNSMDVSNENIYLKGIASMGMGKYEEAEKYFQELNEKTDLSNGLKEKVAFNEIKNYFLWDKYNKVIELGEKYIGSENTYELPEIVDRVALSYFRLDKMDLAREYFGKLKLIESYEDYAQFQMGETYYNDKDYLKAAEEYKKVAENGITPEYKEKGFYWEVNSIYNTGKYGEYTEKAKEFLKLYPNSQFKDNILILNGEVLAREGSIESQIKNYEDLYSNTQNPLMKEDALIKIIQLNDKNNSYDKGLEWVDKLSNKEQQEYFKSKFYMGKGETEKALESYGNLLSSNEYKDYALISLGNYWYGQNNLQKAKEYYGEISNLDTSEYKDLAAYQLANIYEKEGDYALAARNYVKVYVMYPQSKYTLESEIKAGENYEKINRYKEALDQYKEAYKKNNKSYEKFLLEKMIFLNLKIENKEEAKVYYEKLVKLDEKSSEKYKEFIIGGTN
- a CDS encoding sigma-54-dependent transcriptional regulator, with product MTLLGFRLDSSLREELESNFENELRFGDNIASFLELLKERKYEAILIEEANLQQDALINLVKKVVEFQKKAVVIILGESSNLKVVAGTVKAGAYDYLLKPVEDKEIIKIVEKSVKDFKLMAERVDKNKNTGDKLIGQTKEIVEVYKMIGKVANSRVPVLVVGEKGTGKKSVATAVHQFSDWSNKPFLSINCISFQNELLERKLFGYEKGAFEGASFLQLGDLEKANGGTLHLGNIEALNLDMQSKILYLLQEGEFYRMGGTEPVSIDIRIVATTSENLEELISKGQFIDELYHKLKILEITIPPLRERKDDIPFIIDHYLIGCNEELHKAIKGVSKPAMKKIMRYDWPGNVNELKNAIKSAVALCRGGSILIEDLPSNVVGNKISKRRGDIQNWILGDWIEGEIANLKSKNQRDYYGNIISKVEKELIRQVLEMTSGKKVETAELLGITRNTLRTKMNNYGLE
- a CDS encoding MotA/TolQ/ExbB proton channel family protein, whose amino-acid sequence is MYWLTNGGILMYFILLMSIIGLAVIIERFIYFKANQQITMVKLRPMLREALEKQDIKGAISTLGNTKSSTARVLREILAFWYQTKTTNIISLEEKGREAALAQIPQLERNMWILSIVAHTTPLIGLLGTVTGMIKAFQAVSIYGTGDPSVLANGISQALFTTAGGLIVAIPALIFYNYFNRKIDEQINEMEKGSAELINYFRK
- the dnaN gene encoding DNA polymerase III subunit beta codes for the protein MILKVNRVEFLKRLRIAEKAISDNKIRPIISCVYLEAKNNEIFFCGTNLELTINTTMMCEVLEEGKVVFQHQLVDEYLKEISDEFVTLNVKENSLIIETEDSSSEFAIMDAEDFPKINKDFSAEPEMKFSITKEELTEVFEKIKFSASVSSDNLSINCIRLEIEENKMRFISTDTYRLTFLEKEIEAQGNLTVSIPLNTVEALSKLLKGNNENEIEFFFENKQLYFYLDDVLVISRVIDLPFPNYRGILGGVTYTKRIFVNSEEMTKMLKRIQIFVRNNTESKFGAIFELKENILEIRGVNDIAKVKETLEIDYQGEPMKISLNVKFLLDFIQNIPKDQNVSLELTNSNSAVRVKDLEEENYIYIVMPLALRDC
- a CDS encoding energy transducer TonB, producing MMKMKKVDSIALGISIIINIIILLSIPQFKIEKVLNRKLKVGLVALDSNKRRVTKKTFKDSEKTITKNTPAPKPKPAVEKTVKKEDVKKKQELSLDQLEKTITKANIDVLSKDTPSKKIVAKSLSGEISKKKKIEKSFSRESNLEKSLTPLVNLNDGISATSEEGFEIPDTKEVLNQSEDKIPVDFGKVYDVTSLNEGLPSGYKLGVEDGDIIAKWDPDNREPIYPESAQVRGMQGTVKLRLTIDPRGNVESLTLEKGSGVPEINFAIEKIARTWKIYLSKNGLNIKGDVILEYNFKLVGKN
- a CDS encoding ExbD/TolR family protein yields the protein MKLNRIKRRNGNSLVLELTPLIDVVFLLLIFFLVATSFQDVKSGIKIDLPQSSIREMSDVNNIQVVVTKSKEYFITYREKGKTHRIKTSKRDLEKELREKLEKSQSKDVIISADKNLNHGTVVDVMTISKEAGAQTLDIDTSSEK